From Polyodon spathula isolate WHYD16114869_AA chromosome 24, ASM1765450v1, whole genome shotgun sequence, one genomic window encodes:
- the dedd1 gene encoding death effector domain-containing 1: MAGARRLAASQSWGEAACLSRYGMRSLHEVFEVVGSLLTDSDLDVLSFLLDEAYPAAHPLDPAGWAVELEGWTGAACPRLQAAVQRYRGRRGSSTGVELLLELERRGVCDESNFNHLVQLLRILTRHDLMPFVTQKKRRTVSPERCSYGPVISGTEEEEEGGVRKSVAEMEGAGRGQWRAGVDPNRQSPAGSKRPRGKKHRGRKLNGLPRRAGGRGQGQQHSSAQHRVTCDVRLRVRAEYCDHDAALRGGVSSSKPGLAERQFDLFSQADALLRSRDLGAIVCDIKFSDLSYLDAFWKDYLSGALLEALRGVFITDSLRRAVGSEAVELLVSVDEEDYAEGRRRLLGDHGQPLR, encoded by the exons ATGGCCGGGGCGCGGCGGCTGGCCGCCTCTCAGAGCTGGGGCGAGGCGGCGTGTCTCTCTCGCTACGGAATGCGGTCTCTCCATGAAGTATTCGAGGTGGTCGGCTCCCTCCTCACCGACAGCGACCTCGACGTGCTGTCCTTCCTGCTGGACGAGGCGTACCCGGCCGCGCACCCGCTCGACCCCGCCGGCTGGGCGGTGGAGCTGGAAGGCTGGACCGGCGCCGCTTGCCCGCGGCTTCAAGCGGCCGTGCAGCGGTACCGGGGACGGCGTGGGAGCTCGACCGGCgtggagctgctgctggagctggagcggAGGGGCGTGTGTGACGAGTCCAACTTCAACCACCTTGTGCAGCTGCTGCGCATTCTTACCCGACACGACCTGATGCCGTTTGTGACCCAGAAAAAAAGGAGGACag TGTCTCCAGAGCGCTGCAGTTACGGCCCTGTGATCTCGGgcacagaggaggaggaggaggggggtgtgAGGAAGAGTGTGGCGGAGATGGAAGGGGCAGGCAGGGGGCAGTGGAGAGCAG GGGTCGACCCGAACAGGCAGAGTCCAGCCGGCTCCAAACGCCCCAGGGGCAAGAAGCACAGGGGTAGAAAACTCAACGGCCTCCCCAGGAGAGCAGGAGGAAGGGGGCAGGGGCAACAGCACTCCTCGGCTCAGCACAGAGTCACCTGTG ATGTGCGTCTGCGCGTGCGCGCGGAGTACTGCGATCATGATGCAGCTCTGCGCGGGGGCGTGTCCTCCAGCAAGCCGGGCCTCGCGGAGCGGCAGTTCGATCTCTTCAGCCAGGCCGATGCGCTGCTCCGCTCACGGGACCTCGGCGCCATCGTGTGCGACATCAAATTCTCGGACCTGTCCTACCTGGACGCCTTCTGGAAGGACTACCTGAGCGGAGCGCTGCTGGAGGCCCTGAGAGGCGTCTTCATCACAGACTCTCTGCGCAGGGCCGTGGGCAgtgaggctgtggagctgctggtCAGCGTGGATGAGGAGGACTACGCGGAGGGCAGGAGGAGGCTGCTGGGGGACCACGGGCAGCCACtgcgctga